One genomic segment of Candidatus Baltobacteraceae bacterium includes these proteins:
- a CDS encoding class I SAM-dependent methyltransferase, producing the protein MNPESAALDSSLERSVEEVARYWHQDPYYDRAEQADWLRAFWATGNPQRPFRRMFDALNLRMTAELACGHGRHAAQIHHQIPGLVLIDVVAENVAFCRERFKDAGNVAVMQNDGATFRPLPDGFLSAIYCYDAMVHFEFDVVLSYVNDSARVLEPGGRALYHHSIVDCFPGLDHRRAPGGRNFMSQQLFLHAARRAGLRILESVTFDWDAPNTDCLTLLEKPLTACA; encoded by the coding sequence GTGAATCCGGAGAGTGCGGCACTGGACTCCTCCCTAGAGCGTTCCGTCGAGGAAGTAGCGCGTTACTGGCACCAAGACCCCTACTACGATCGCGCGGAACAGGCCGACTGGCTGAGAGCATTTTGGGCGACTGGGAATCCTCAGCGACCGTTTCGCCGCATGTTCGACGCGCTCAATCTACGTATGACCGCAGAACTCGCCTGCGGTCACGGGCGCCACGCGGCGCAGATCCATCACCAGATACCCGGTCTGGTTTTGATCGACGTCGTAGCCGAAAACGTGGCGTTTTGTCGCGAGCGATTCAAAGATGCCGGTAACGTTGCCGTCATGCAGAACGACGGTGCGACGTTCCGACCGCTTCCCGACGGATTTTTGAGCGCCATTTACTGCTACGACGCAATGGTGCATTTCGAATTCGACGTGGTGCTCTCGTACGTGAACGACAGCGCTCGAGTGTTGGAGCCAGGGGGCCGTGCGCTCTACCATCATTCCATTGTGGACTGCTTTCCCGGTTTGGATCACCGTAGGGCTCCCGGCGGGCGCAACTTCATGAGCCAGCAGCTTTTTCTGCACGCTGCGCGACGCGCCGGCCTTCGCATCTTGGAGTCGGTAACGTTCGACTGGGACGCGCCGAATACGGACTGTCTGACCCTGCTCGAGAAACCCTTAACGGCCTGCGCTTAA
- a CDS encoding glycosyltransferase, whose amino-acid sequence MRLFLGVPSAGAPAQPFVESLSRIVLPDAVQAFERGIVTGNFVPAQRDLLVERALEWGADAIAMCDDDMILPPDALANLCDALARNPSAAIAGALYYSRDGLRPLVVDGWNAADTRQGWIPAFDDRTPVAVDGVGFGCVVIRAEAIRSFDRPFFATQIYMEKADGRVRVCNEDYLFCARVRRNGHAVLLHPGVRCKHFDRGRNAAAPPQWESAQSSGRRRVLVLKNDRYELVPLEEAGDIAAKAERQVPADVTYVETD is encoded by the coding sequence GTGAGGTTATTTCTCGGCGTGCCGAGCGCGGGCGCGCCGGCCCAGCCGTTCGTCGAGAGCCTCAGCCGTATCGTTCTGCCCGACGCAGTGCAGGCGTTCGAGCGCGGAATCGTTACGGGAAACTTCGTCCCGGCCCAGCGTGACTTGCTGGTCGAACGCGCGCTCGAGTGGGGTGCCGACGCGATCGCGATGTGCGACGACGACATGATCCTTCCGCCCGATGCGCTGGCCAATCTGTGCGACGCGCTCGCACGCAACCCGTCCGCCGCAATCGCCGGGGCGTTATACTACTCGCGCGACGGCCTGCGTCCGCTCGTCGTCGACGGTTGGAACGCCGCCGACACGCGACAAGGATGGATCCCCGCGTTCGACGACCGAACGCCGGTCGCGGTCGACGGCGTGGGTTTCGGCTGCGTCGTCATTCGTGCCGAGGCGATCCGCTCGTTCGATCGTCCCTTCTTCGCCACGCAGATCTACATGGAAAAGGCCGACGGCCGCGTGCGCGTCTGTAACGAGGATTATTTGTTCTGCGCGCGAGTGCGCCGCAACGGCCACGCAGTGCTGCTGCACCCGGGCGTCCGATGCAAGCACTTCGACCGCGGTCGTAACGCGGCCGCACCACCGCAGTGGGAGTCTGCGCAAAGCAGCGGTCGCCGGCGCGTGCTGGTTTTAAAGAACGATCGTTACGAGCTGGTTCCACTCGAAGAGGCAGGCGACATCGCCGCTAAAGCGGAGCGCCAAGTCCCTGCGGATGTTACCTACGTGGAGACGGATTAG
- a CDS encoding AAA family ATPase — translation MPRYYRFFGLERDPFLDTADPYFYCELGTLRRAKDRLIDSVESSRGLTVVIGDPGTGKTSLSGALEQDLLADERMVLGKILDPSFATDVEFLIAVGRVFGLALPPRSSAALKNALKNFFFETAVLEKRTLALIVDEAQNLSEENLEALRLLLNYHVPQRKLLNIMLFGQSELEARIAAKGNLADRVDGWVRLGRMDDAMASAILDFRLQRAGLTPGQQVFTADARELLIAGATGLPRRLTMVAHLAMEEAADRASTLVNEDHVLTAMAMRGIVVDRRPAVAVLTDSLPNGSAPHRAERGFLRKLFARRSTE, via the coding sequence ATGCCGAGATATTACCGCTTTTTCGGTCTGGAGCGCGATCCGTTCCTCGATACGGCCGATCCCTACTTCTATTGCGAACTCGGCACGCTGCGCCGGGCCAAAGACCGGTTGATCGACTCGGTAGAATCGTCGCGCGGCCTAACGGTGGTCATCGGCGATCCGGGAACCGGCAAGACGAGCCTCAGCGGCGCCCTCGAACAGGACCTCCTCGCCGACGAACGCATGGTCCTCGGTAAGATCTTGGATCCGTCGTTCGCGACCGACGTGGAGTTTCTCATTGCCGTCGGCCGCGTCTTCGGCCTCGCGCTTCCGCCGCGCTCCAGCGCCGCACTCAAGAATGCGTTGAAGAACTTCTTCTTCGAAACGGCCGTGTTAGAAAAGCGCACGTTGGCGCTCATCGTCGACGAAGCGCAGAATCTCAGCGAAGAGAATCTCGAAGCCCTGCGTCTGCTGTTGAACTACCACGTGCCGCAGCGCAAGCTGCTGAATATTATGTTGTTCGGGCAGAGCGAACTCGAGGCGCGCATCGCCGCGAAGGGCAATCTTGCCGATCGTGTCGACGGGTGGGTACGGCTTGGGCGCATGGACGACGCGATGGCCTCGGCAATTCTCGATTTTCGACTGCAGCGCGCCGGCTTAACGCCCGGACAGCAAGTCTTCACGGCCGACGCGCGGGAGCTGCTCATTGCCGGCGCGACGGGCTTGCCGCGCCGGTTAACGATGGTGGCGCATCTCGCGATGGAAGAGGCCGCGGATCGAGCCAGCACCCTCGTCAATGAAGATCACGTCTTAACCGCGATGGCCATGCGCGGCATCGTCGTCGACCGCCGCCCGGCAGTGGCCGTCCTCACCGACAGCTTGCCGAACGGCTCGGCTCCCCACCGTGCCGAGCGAGGGTTTTTGCGCAAGCTCTTCGCGCGCCGTTCGACGGAGTAA
- a CDS encoding glycosyltransferase, whose translation MKRIFFDPAAFPEEASALAAIPEDTAVRFFGIDLTSPAEGIAALIGARRRGLTTALLPVLAEPYEGTLRSIIEAIAATAGEDDRAAQISALSSGQLLVNGKQPHELATLAQRHLDAAALALRVADVLIVGAPGERDRWVRGLNRAFRRFALLPVATMGDERATALDDAAVTVYGPSMSRAALAVYAAVLVRLRLDVRVICAENAMERPTTRVVVAPEWRSMRARTLATLGHHVVAPNAMRVDDCDERIFGYAAPDLRGMQSAVTAALVASGGSDRVPSSPEETLRTVARYAAARLDGRRISIVIRTYDRPELLRRAVASVAAQTYRNVEIVVVNNGGEDVRSIVEAAANGRPYRYETLDQRRHISAASNAGARAASGTFVGYLDDDDLIYGDHCALAVEAIERTQADVVFTTCLAEYAQMNGDEKHVLGYQIYLDREFHPDDIYVSNLSPIHTIVHNRTVFDRFGYFDEDLPVTDDWELWLRIASLGARFVRVDRVTCEYSWRYDPVRGNMTIEHQWDFVGAYRTITARYASGIEGRASLHTAQANMLADQERRANEAADPSRRAGIVIGAMSSSVVPVAPIPSDERSPA comes from the coding sequence TTGAAGCGCATCTTCTTCGATCCAGCCGCCTTTCCCGAAGAGGCGTCCGCACTTGCGGCGATCCCCGAAGACACGGCGGTCCGGTTTTTTGGGATCGACTTGACTTCGCCCGCCGAAGGGATCGCCGCATTGATCGGCGCCCGCCGCCGGGGTCTTACGACCGCGCTCTTGCCCGTATTAGCCGAGCCGTACGAAGGTACGCTGCGATCCATTATCGAGGCGATTGCCGCTACGGCCGGCGAGGACGATCGGGCCGCTCAAATTTCAGCGTTAAGCTCCGGTCAGCTTCTCGTTAACGGAAAGCAGCCGCACGAACTCGCTACGCTCGCGCAGCGCCACCTCGATGCGGCCGCGCTCGCGCTGCGCGTTGCCGACGTCTTGATCGTCGGCGCGCCCGGCGAACGCGACCGATGGGTACGCGGGCTGAATCGCGCTTTTCGGCGCTTTGCGCTGCTACCGGTCGCAACGATGGGAGACGAGCGCGCGACTGCGCTTGACGACGCGGCAGTAACGGTATATGGCCCCTCGATGTCTCGTGCGGCGCTCGCAGTGTACGCAGCCGTCCTGGTGCGCCTGCGCCTCGACGTACGCGTGATCTGCGCAGAGAACGCGATGGAGAGGCCTACGACGCGCGTCGTGGTAGCTCCCGAATGGCGATCGATGCGCGCGCGCACGCTTGCGACACTCGGGCATCACGTCGTCGCTCCCAACGCCATGCGCGTCGATGACTGCGACGAACGCATTTTCGGATATGCGGCGCCGGACCTCCGCGGTATGCAAAGCGCCGTCACAGCAGCGCTCGTCGCATCCGGCGGCAGCGATCGCGTCCCATCCTCGCCGGAAGAAACGTTGCGCACGGTGGCGCGGTACGCGGCGGCGCGACTGGACGGGCGCCGAATCTCGATCGTCATTCGGACGTACGACCGCCCCGAGCTGCTCCGCCGCGCGGTCGCGAGCGTCGCGGCGCAGACGTATCGAAACGTCGAGATCGTCGTCGTCAACAACGGGGGCGAGGACGTACGCTCGATCGTCGAGGCCGCCGCAAACGGCCGTCCGTACCGTTACGAGACGCTCGACCAGCGGCGCCACATCAGCGCCGCCTCGAATGCCGGTGCCCGTGCCGCAAGCGGAACGTTCGTGGGCTACCTCGACGACGACGACTTGATTTACGGCGATCACTGCGCACTTGCAGTCGAGGCCATCGAACGCACGCAGGCCGACGTCGTTTTCACCACGTGCCTGGCGGAATACGCGCAGATGAACGGAGACGAAAAGCACGTGCTGGGCTATCAGATCTACCTCGACCGGGAGTTCCATCCCGATGACATTTACGTTTCGAACCTTTCGCCGATCCATACGATCGTCCACAACCGGACGGTTTTCGACCGCTTCGGTTACTTCGATGAAGATCTGCCGGTAACCGACGACTGGGAGTTATGGCTGCGGATTGCTTCGCTCGGTGCGAGATTCGTTCGCGTCGACCGCGTAACGTGCGAATACTCGTGGCGCTACGATCCAGTGCGCGGAAACATGACGATCGAGCATCAATGGGACTTCGTCGGAGCGTACCGGACCATCACCGCGCGGTACGCATCCGGCATCGAAGGTCGCGCGAGCCTTCACACGGCACAAGCCAACATGCTCGCCGATCAAGAGCGGCGCGCAAATGAGGCCGCAGACCCGTCGCGACGTGCCGGCATCGTGATCGGCGCCATGAGCAGCTCGGTCGTTCCCGTTGCGCCGATACCGTCAGACGAACGGAGTCCGGCGTGA
- a CDS encoding glycosyltransferase family 2 protein has translation MKSSVAAYGPIASRFGDALHCDEPLIVFDHTGAAEALRDCTRRRFQNRRFFVRALLQREHSMRSDAVLPAIISTLAGKDERREALEQAFAGVLNVNGQRLADLAAYDAASLRLMQAAVRLSDGLFVCSQIERRRVCDLLSVDPAAVIAPVKPGARRSPSPVQRSGLVVWAPHLPGSVAFGFVLALAEMQEPLWVVSADAPPSNDLARWLTAADADAILHGAKVIVDANAYGCDDALSLASYGASLVADAESGVQEVLDGVRVFDRRRMASIFEAAVAAIGMASSRPRPGAPVTEPLAPRELLRSGPKVSVMIPTLDRPAMLRDALESVARQSYTNVETIVVVDGGPRLDALASQFPDVTFMHMAENNPVESSNAAFAATSGQYVTLLSDDDLFFPDHVAELVTALERSGGSVAHGDVLTAFLRSNNDDWLLYGLESNMSRSAEASALLVSNQVGAVGVMFRREAVFGDPPFDASIPFCRDYALWLRLAADNDLVHVERITSCYTIRNRGAQQQSVMWSGGTLEGYRALYARYPVEGRPLLQRRREGILQSIARGNMGLAGEPAAHVSDAPWPPWRDS, from the coding sequence ATGAAATCGTCAGTCGCGGCGTACGGACCGATCGCGTCACGCTTTGGCGACGCGCTGCACTGCGACGAGCCCCTGATCGTCTTCGATCATACCGGCGCCGCCGAGGCGCTTCGAGACTGCACGCGGCGACGCTTCCAAAACCGCAGATTCTTCGTACGCGCGCTGTTGCAGCGCGAGCACTCGATGCGCAGCGACGCCGTTTTGCCGGCCATTATCTCTACGCTTGCCGGCAAAGACGAACGGCGCGAGGCGCTCGAACAAGCCTTTGCCGGCGTCTTGAACGTCAATGGACAGCGCTTAGCGGATCTAGCCGCTTACGATGCAGCCTCGCTGCGCCTCATGCAGGCGGCGGTTCGGCTGTCGGACGGCTTATTCGTGTGCAGCCAAATCGAACGCCGCCGCGTCTGCGACCTTCTCTCGGTGGACCCCGCCGCAGTGATCGCACCCGTAAAGCCCGGTGCGCGACGCTCCCCGTCCCCCGTCCAACGGTCGGGCCTCGTCGTTTGGGCACCCCATCTTCCAGGCAGCGTCGCGTTCGGCTTCGTGCTCGCGCTGGCGGAGATGCAGGAGCCGCTATGGGTCGTCAGCGCCGACGCACCGCCCAGCAACGATCTCGCGCGCTGGCTGACCGCTGCCGATGCCGATGCGATTTTGCACGGCGCCAAAGTAATCGTCGACGCGAACGCCTACGGATGCGATGACGCGCTGTCCCTCGCGTCCTACGGCGCGTCGCTCGTCGCAGACGCCGAGAGCGGCGTTCAAGAAGTTCTCGACGGCGTCCGCGTTTTCGATCGCCGGCGCATGGCCTCCATTTTCGAGGCCGCCGTGGCCGCAATCGGTATGGCGTCTTCCCGTCCACGCCCCGGTGCGCCGGTCACGGAACCGTTGGCGCCAAGAGAGCTGCTGCGCAGCGGGCCCAAGGTTTCCGTGATGATACCGACTTTAGACCGGCCGGCCATGCTTCGCGATGCGCTCGAAAGCGTCGCGCGCCAAAGCTATACGAACGTCGAGACGATCGTCGTGGTGGACGGCGGCCCGCGCCTCGACGCATTGGCATCGCAGTTTCCCGACGTCACCTTCATGCATATGGCTGAGAACAATCCCGTCGAGTCGTCAAACGCCGCGTTCGCGGCGACCTCCGGCCAATACGTCACGCTATTGAGTGACGACGACCTCTTCTTTCCCGACCACGTCGCGGAGCTCGTAACCGCACTGGAACGCTCCGGCGGGTCGGTCGCACACGGTGACGTCCTAACGGCATTTCTTCGAAGCAACAACGATGATTGGCTGCTATACGGCCTCGAAAGCAACATGAGCCGCAGCGCCGAGGCTAGCGCGCTGCTGGTGAGCAACCAAGTTGGTGCCGTCGGCGTCATGTTCCGGCGCGAGGCGGTCTTTGGCGATCCGCCGTTCGACGCGTCGATTCCATTTTGTCGCGACTACGCACTTTGGCTCCGGCTTGCGGCGGACAACGATCTCGTTCACGTCGAGCGTATCACGTCATGCTACACGATTCGCAACCGCGGTGCTCAGCAGCAATCCGTGATGTGGTCCGGCGGAACGCTCGAGGGCTACCGCGCTCTCTATGCGCGATATCCCGTTGAGGGACGGCCGCTGCTGCAGCGACGGCGCGAGGGAATACTGCAATCGATCGCGCGAGGGAACATGGGATTAGCCGGCGAGCCGGCCGCCCACGTTTCGGACGCGCCGTGGCCGCCTTGGCGAGACTCTTAA
- a CDS encoding GNAT family protein — protein sequence MADALTLRTARLSLVPAAVAHVPLLFPLMSDPRVTTFLAWEAHASESETLEVVEALVSAQSRAMGYHWTIFEGERVRGLVSLIDVQRKHRSWTLERAEVAYWVDPESQGKGIATEATAAVVACAFERLGLNRLRISHTGANPASGRIPQKLGFTFVGTERQFFKKNDVWHDMNHYELLAQDWLPAQ from the coding sequence ATGGCAGATGCGCTAACGCTTCGTACGGCACGCCTGAGCCTCGTACCGGCGGCAGTGGCGCACGTCCCGTTGCTCTTCCCGCTGATGAGCGATCCGCGCGTCACGACATTCCTGGCATGGGAAGCACACGCGAGCGAATCGGAAACCCTTGAAGTCGTCGAAGCACTCGTCTCGGCGCAGTCCCGCGCAATGGGCTACCACTGGACGATTTTCGAAGGGGAACGTGTGCGAGGATTGGTCTCGCTGATCGACGTGCAGCGCAAGCATCGCTCGTGGACGCTCGAGCGCGCCGAAGTTGCGTACTGGGTAGATCCGGAGAGTCAGGGCAAAGGGATCGCGACGGAGGCAACCGCAGCCGTCGTTGCATGCGCTTTTGAACGGCTAGGTTTGAACCGCTTGCGCATTTCGCATACCGGCGCGAATCCGGCGAGCGGTCGCATTCCGCAGAAACTTGGCTTTACGTTCGTCGGCACCGAAAGGCAGTTCTTCAAGAAGAACGACGTGTGGCACGACATGAATCACTACGAGCTCCTAGCGCAGGATTGGCTGCCGGCTCAATGA